The sequence below is a genomic window from Coffea arabica cultivar ET-39 chromosome 4c, Coffea Arabica ET-39 HiFi, whole genome shotgun sequence.
AAATGCACATCTGTTAAAGGAAGGATGAAATTAGAGTCACTGAAGACATAATATGAGGATGATAGAAAAATAGTGAAGTTGTACTGTGTTTGTATGTGTGGTACCGtatctgtgtgtgtgtgagcaTTCAGCTTTTTAGTGATGGACTATAATGGGATAGTAGTTTTTGGAAGACCTAGGGTTATGTATTCAAGTAAACCGTCGGCTGGAATTAGGGAAAGATAAGAGAAACAAAGTCATATTTAACAAGTGAATGAATATACATCCTGTTGTAAATTAGTTACATGATAATTACCGTATTACAATTGATATGAATCATTGTGCATCTAGTAATTGGTCCATGCTCATGGAGCAATATTAGTTTGTCCCTCTCCTGACCATACAGTGTGTATAAAATGGAGGCGTAGAGTTGAATGAGGCGAAGCAGAGGAAAAGACACATATGTGAATAATAAATGGGTGAACCTTGTGTTGTAAGTCAATTACATGATGtaagaaatatattacaatgagTAGAAAGTACTTGTTTGGCCCTCAAAATATAGAAATAGTAGAAAATGTGGAGTTGGCTTATGCGGTTGTCATTAACGAATGACATAAGGTCCAGTGAGCTaaagaacctagaatcaaaatATAATTACCAGCGTGGATGTACATACAGTTAAAATGGACTTACATCGTGTGACCAATACATTACAGTccgtataagttagtgtacatGGAGTTGTATTTGTACATAGATAATGCCGTTGTCTTAGTGTAAAAGTAAGGTAATGTGAATCATTAATCATATTGATAAGCGTAATAATAGGATTTGGTATACAAGTAATGTGTGATTCATAACACATTATGAAtggtaatatacatttatattgtTGTTTATGTACATACTATTCATGAAATGTTGCAAATTAGGGTGTTTGATGCATAATTGACAGGAGCAGAAGTAATGGATTGCAGCAAATTGGCAGAAAATGGGACCCCTGAGTTAGGAATGGAGTTCAATAGTGAAGAGGATGCGTACAAGTTTTACAACAAGTATGCCTTTAAAATGGGTTTCAGTGTACGTAAAGACTATCTGAATAAAGACAAAGACGGCGTGACCACGTCTAGGAGATATAGTTGCTGCAAGGAAGGTGTGAAATGCAAGTACGAAGGTGATGTGATGCCAAAGAGGACACGAGCGCCGACGAAAACAGGGTGTGGAGCTAAAATGGTTATCGTGTTGTTTAGAGGGACAATGAAGTACCGGGTGCATGACCTTGTCTTAGAGCATAATCATGAGTTGCACATTGCTCAATGTGCTCACATGATGCCATCACAAAGAAAAGTGAGTGTGGCTCAAGGATTCCAAGCTGAAATAAGCGAGGACGCTGGGCTTTCATTGAAACAGAACCATGAGCTTATGGGAAAGGAGGCAGGTGGGATGGGAAATATGGAATATACTCGGGAAGACCTGAAACGATATCTTCGTACTCGACGGGAAAGGAGTTTGAAATATGGAGAAGCAGGTAGCATGCTGAATTATTTTCAAGAGTAAACACTCGAGAATCCATCATTTTTTCATGCCGTACAGCTGGACTGTGAAGAACAAATAACGAATATCTTTTGGGCTGATACAGGAATGTTAATTGACTACAACTTTTTTGGAGACGTAGTCACATTCGAcacaacctacaaaacaaataaagaatacCGGCCACTTGGAGTATTTATGGGTTTTAACTAGCATAGGCAAATTGTGATATTCGGTGCTGCCCTTATGTATGATGAGACGATAGATTCTTTCAAATGGGTGTTTGGTACATTTCTAGAAGCAATGTGCGGAAAGCATCCAAGTACCATACTAACCGACCAAGATCACGCCATGGCAGCCGCTCTTTCAATTGTCATGCCTGAAACATTTCACGGTCTATGTACGTTTCACATAAGGCGTAATTTTATGAAACATCTTGGCAATCACTACAAGGAAAATAGTAATCTTCCATACATGTTTGGTGCCTGCATGTATGAGTTTGAAGAAGTGGAACAATTCAATAGGGTGTGGGAGGCGATGGTGAAGAAACACAatcttgaaaataatgaatggCTCTCTGGGTTGTATAGAATTCGTGATAAATGGGCAAGGTGCATGATGAAAGAAAGATGGACCGCAGGAATGCGAAGCACCCAACTTAGCGAAAGCCTAAATGCAGCaattaaaaatcatttgaaactgGATCATGACCTTGTGCAGTTCTTTAGGCATTTCAATTCGGTAGTTGATGAAAAGAGACATAATGAACTGATCGCAGAATATGAAATGAGACAAAAGCTCCCCATGGTAGGGTTAAGGCAAACACCTATGCTTGTGCATGCATCAGAAACGTATTCACCAACCGTATTTGTTGCATTCCAAAATGAATATGGCGAGTCAACAACTATGGTTATATTGAGACAACAAGATGCAGCGATGTTTGTGgagtttgtggtcatgaggtatgATGGAGGACCTGAAAGAATAGTAGTATTCAATCGGAATGATCTAAGTGTACGTTGTAGTTGCAAAAAATACGAGAATGAAGGCATTTTATGTGGGCACGCATTGAAGGTGTTTGATACCGTGGGCATAAAAATAATTCCTCCTGAATACATTAAGAGGTGATGGACAAAAAGAGCTCGGGCTGGAGACTGTTTTCATCGGCGAGGACAGGAAGTTGTGGCTGATCCTAAAGTAATGATTTCAACTCATTATCGGGAGCTCGCTCCAGCCATGATTAAGGTCGCAACTCGAGCAGCAATGTCGGAGGACACCAGCAAAGTAGCAATCACTGTCATATCCGATTTGTCAAAGAGAGTTGAGCTCCTCCTCTCAGAAAGCGAAGAGCAACCtttgcaaaatcaaaaaaatttgaatatgGAGGAAcgggataaaattgaaattgtaaatgaaATGGGGGAGGCAGTAGTCGCAAGAGGCATTAAAAAACGAGGCGGTGGGAAGAAAAGTAGAGTGATGCAAAGTTGGGTCGATAAATTTGACAgagtaaaaagaaaatctagATTATCAAGAACTACACCGACTACggtatggatcaaattttggtatt
It includes:
- the LOC113739137 gene encoding protein FAR1-RELATED SEQUENCE 5-like, producing the protein MAAALSIVMPETFHGLCTFHIRRNFMKHLGNHYKENSNLPYMFGACMYEFEEVEQFNRVWEAMVKKHNLENNEWLSGLYRIRDKWARCMMKERWTAGMRSTQLSESLNAAIKNHLKLDHDLVQFFRHFNSVVDEKRHNELIAEYEMRQKLPMVGLRQTPMLVHASETYSPTVFVAFQNEYGESTTMVILRQQDAAMFVEFVVMRYDGGPERIVVFNRNDLSVRCSCKKYENEGILCGHALKVFDTVGIKIIPPEYIKR
- the LOC113739138 gene encoding protein FAR1-RELATED SEQUENCE 5-like; translation: MDCSKLAENGTPELGMEFNSEEDAYKFYNKYAFKMGFSVRKDYLNKDKDGVTTSRRYSCCKEGVKCKYEGDVMPKRTRAPTKTGCGAKMVIVLFRGTMKYRVHDLVLEHNHELHIAQCAHMMPSQRKVSVAQGFQAEISEDAGLSLKQNHELMGKEAGGMGNMEYTREDLKRYLRTRRERSLKYGEAGSMLNYFQE